The Mycolicibacterium lutetiense genome window below encodes:
- a CDS encoding excisionase family DNA-binding protein, whose product MSSASADILNPIPADANGLADVLSFIEAHEARHRASPESAFFLSGAGEHDRVELTEQLYDVLKRVAHALNHGQSISILTRDQEISTQQAAEILGLSRPTVVRLIQDGELDAHVPGAVRRKLRLADVLAYREELPARRNRFIAESSEEFANADADEVAELLAKAKRKR is encoded by the coding sequence ATGAGCAGCGCGTCCGCGGACATTCTTAACCCGATTCCGGCCGATGCCAATGGACTTGCCGATGTCCTCAGCTTCATCGAGGCGCATGAGGCCCGTCACAGGGCCTCACCCGAGTCTGCCTTCTTCCTGTCCGGCGCGGGCGAACACGACCGTGTCGAACTCACCGAACAGCTATACGACGTTCTCAAGCGCGTCGCGCACGCTCTTAATCACGGCCAGTCGATCAGCATCCTGACCCGCGACCAGGAAATCTCCACCCAGCAGGCCGCCGAGATCCTCGGTCTCAGCCGGCCCACGGTTGTTCGCCTTATCCAAGACGGCGAGTTAGACGCGCACGTGCCCGGCGCGGTCCGACGCAAGCTGCGGCTCGCCGATGTCCTTGCCTACCGCGAGGAGCTCCCCGCCCGACGCAACCGGTTCATCGCCGAGAGCTCGGAGGAGTTCGCGAATGCCGACGCCGACGAGGTCGCCGAGTTACTCGCCAAGGCGAAACGCAAGCGTTGA
- a CDS encoding rolling circle replication-associated protein, producing MPSIASSATDSKPSLDGSTSATVGPPLGPGSPGASVDGRSRAPEAARPQGGRATAVGRTSTEAPGLNPALADGLVICAENVRESVRDGISTGELRAVDALGLRFPTPEMVTGAAALFEPAPPWACGARRRGVEPESGRFRISIGPGVVRLGWTNPVRAEKTAERTVGHHQRDVDDAKFHIRNDLEGDARHGDRAVVSSTGRSHTEDDQFSTGGVITEWSRKSRSSMCRTFAELDYSPLVESGRVPAMVTLTYPGHWEVVAPDGASVKRHMVLWRKRFQREYGELARYIWKLEFQRRGAPHIHLWMTPPLSPGRSGLSFAHWLSNTWAQIVDHPDPEQKARHRLAGTAIDVRTGLKACDPKRLAIYFTKHSSPNLHGDKEYQHIVPELWRRPGRGPGRFWGVYGLKKALAVVEVAQDIYIAARRILRRWSRNQAVYGHPSSHFPTAVVPRTATRLVTRINRDTGVVKHRRVRRRRTLCNQGGLAGGYALVNDGPQFASRLAAGLSGNSIRWDVAIPAQRVLGFRA from the coding sequence ATGCCCAGCATCGCATCATCAGCCACCGACTCGAAACCGTCGCTGGACGGCTCGACATCTGCAACTGTCGGCCCGCCATTAGGGCCTGGTTCCCCGGGTGCCTCGGTTGACGGGAGGTCGCGAGCGCCCGAGGCCGCCAGGCCGCAGGGCGGGAGAGCGACAGCGGTCGGCCGTACGTCGACCGAGGCACCCGGCCTCAACCCGGCTTTGGCCGACGGGCTTGTTATATGTGCCGAAAATGTCCGCGAGTCGGTTCGCGACGGGATCTCGACCGGCGAGCTGCGGGCCGTCGACGCGTTGGGCCTTCGGTTCCCGACGCCCGAGATGGTCACCGGGGCCGCGGCACTGTTCGAACCGGCGCCACCGTGGGCCTGTGGTGCTAGGCGCCGCGGCGTCGAACCTGAATCCGGACGGTTTCGCATTTCCATCGGTCCCGGCGTCGTGCGACTCGGGTGGACCAATCCTGTCCGGGCCGAAAAAACAGCCGAACGGACCGTCGGTCATCACCAACGGGATGTTGACGACGCGAAGTTCCATATCCGAAATGACCTCGAAGGCGACGCCAGGCACGGTGATAGGGCCGTCGTGTCTTCGACAGGACGGAGTCATACGGAAGATGACCAGTTCAGTACTGGCGGTGTCATCACCGAGTGGTCCCGGAAATCACGGTCGTCCATGTGCCGCACCTTCGCCGAACTCGATTACAGCCCACTCGTCGAATCCGGCCGCGTGCCTGCCATGGTGACACTCACCTACCCCGGACACTGGGAGGTGGTCGCTCCGGATGGGGCCAGCGTGAAGCGACATATGGTTCTGTGGCGCAAGCGCTTTCAACGCGAATATGGCGAGCTGGCTCGCTACATCTGGAAGCTGGAGTTTCAGCGACGCGGCGCGCCACACATCCATTTGTGGATGACGCCACCACTGTCGCCGGGGCGCTCTGGCCTCAGCTTCGCTCATTGGCTCTCCAACACCTGGGCACAGATCGTCGACCACCCTGACCCTGAGCAGAAGGCCCGACACCGGCTCGCCGGTACCGCCATCGACGTGCGCACCGGGTTGAAAGCCTGCGACCCAAAACGGTTGGCTATCTACTTCACCAAGCATTCATCGCCAAACCTGCATGGCGACAAGGAATACCAGCACATCGTGCCTGAACTTTGGCGGCGGCCGGGTCGAGGACCGGGCCGGTTCTGGGGCGTGTACGGGCTCAAGAAGGCCCTTGCAGTCGTGGAGGTTGCCCAGGACATATATATCGCTGCTCGCCGGATCTTGCGGCGGTGGTCGCGGAACCAGGCGGTGTATGGCCACCCATCCAGTCACTTCCCCACCGCCGTGGTGCCGCGCACGGCCACGCGCCTGGTTACCCGGATCAATCGCGACACCGGCGTTGTGAAGCATCGGCGGGTTCGGCGACGTCGAACGCTCTGCAATCAAGGCGGCCTTGCCGGCGGCTATGCACTCGTGAACGACGGGCCGCAGTTCGCTTCCCGCCTGGCTGCCGGATTATCCGGAAATTCGATCCGTTGGGACGTAGCTATCCCTGCGCAACGGGTTTTAGGGTTCCGAGCGTGA
- a CDS encoding Eco57I restriction-modification methylase domain-containing protein, giving the protein MARRIVTSSSVVGETIPGMGGVNSLSDLARLCVDLGADTVGELSSDEKALVSAAESPLVSAAVARARAAIKRGADPLGDTYCRLLSPAERRPLGQTYTPSPIIAAMTAWASAQGTPTRVVDPGAGSGRYLVAAAKKFPSASVVAAEVDPVAALMLRANIAVHELGNRTEVRLGDYRALDLPEVDGSTLFIGNPPYVRHHQINSEWKQWLVDTARARGLKASGLAGLHVHFFLATAQLGRPGDFGTFITGSEWMDVNYGSLVRQLLLDGLGGESIHVLDPSAAPFADAATTGAITCFKVGDAPASMKLRRVEKVSDLGNLSKGRRVSRQRLTESSRWSVLTRVTPKLPTGYVELGELCRVHRGAVTGANAVWVQRHTDIKLPESVLFPSITKAHELFSAGDRLASPNGLKVVIDLPVDLDQFDSNDRRQIDQFLRIAKGRKVHEGYIAATRRAWWSVGLRNAAPLLATYMARRPPAFVRNEADARHINIAHGLYPRQELSTTVLDNLGAYLRTAVSLTEGRTYAGGLTKFEPKEMERIVVPNIDMLTAGVTA; this is encoded by the coding sequence GTGGCTAGGCGCATCGTCACCTCCTCGTCGGTGGTAGGTGAGACGATCCCGGGTATGGGCGGCGTGAACTCTCTTAGCGACCTCGCACGTCTCTGCGTGGACCTTGGCGCGGACACCGTGGGTGAGCTGTCTTCCGACGAGAAGGCGCTTGTCTCCGCAGCGGAATCCCCGTTGGTATCCGCCGCGGTGGCGCGTGCACGTGCAGCGATCAAACGCGGGGCTGATCCACTCGGTGACACGTACTGCCGCCTGTTATCTCCCGCCGAGCGCCGTCCACTTGGGCAGACATACACCCCGTCGCCGATCATCGCCGCGATGACCGCCTGGGCATCGGCGCAGGGCACTCCCACCCGCGTCGTGGACCCCGGCGCAGGCTCTGGACGGTACCTAGTCGCGGCAGCCAAGAAGTTCCCCAGCGCCTCGGTGGTTGCCGCCGAGGTGGACCCTGTTGCCGCACTAATGCTCCGCGCCAACATCGCCGTGCACGAGCTAGGTAACCGCACTGAGGTGCGCCTCGGCGACTACCGCGCACTAGATCTCCCTGAAGTTGATGGATCGACCCTGTTTATCGGCAACCCACCGTACGTCCGTCACCATCAGATCAACTCCGAATGGAAGCAGTGGCTCGTCGACACTGCTCGGGCACGTGGCCTGAAAGCGAGCGGACTAGCGGGACTGCACGTGCATTTTTTCCTTGCCACCGCGCAACTCGGCAGGCCTGGCGACTTCGGGACATTCATCACAGGAAGTGAATGGATGGATGTCAACTACGGCAGCCTGGTTCGTCAACTCCTGCTGGACGGGCTGGGCGGCGAGTCGATCCACGTCCTGGACCCTTCAGCCGCGCCATTTGCCGATGCAGCGACCACCGGCGCGATCACGTGCTTCAAGGTGGGCGATGCCCCAGCGTCGATGAAGTTGCGTCGTGTCGAGAAAGTGAGCGACCTAGGCAATCTGAGCAAGGGGCGCAGGGTGTCCCGCCAACGGCTAACCGAGTCGAGTCGCTGGTCCGTGCTAACCCGGGTTACCCCGAAACTGCCGACCGGGTACGTCGAACTCGGAGAGCTGTGCCGAGTGCACCGCGGCGCGGTGACGGGCGCCAATGCTGTTTGGGTGCAGCGTCACACCGACATTAAGCTCCCTGAAAGTGTCCTGTTCCCGTCCATCACGAAGGCTCACGAACTGTTCAGCGCAGGTGACCGTTTGGCGTCACCCAACGGGTTGAAGGTAGTCATCGACCTGCCCGTGGACCTGGACCAGTTCGACAGCAATGATCGCAGGCAGATCGACCAGTTCCTCCGAATTGCCAAGGGACGCAAGGTGCACGAAGGATATATTGCCGCCACACGGAGAGCGTGGTGGAGCGTTGGTCTTCGTAACGCAGCACCACTACTTGCGACCTACATGGCGCGGCGCCCACCCGCGTTCGTGCGTAACGAAGCGGACGCCCGACACATCAACATTGCGCACGGGCTGTACCCGCGGCAAGAGCTGAGCACCACAGTGCTGGACAACCTTGGCGCGTACCTGCGCACTGCTGTGTCGCTTACTGAAGGACGTACGTACGCAGGCGGATTGACGAAGTTTGAGCCGAAGGAAATGGAACGCATCGTGGTGCCCAACATCGACATGCTCACAGCAGGTGTCACCGCGTGA
- a CDS encoding AAA family ATPase — MDAAGLGGSVEAEIWELLADNEAVTDETVYLVAASMRGDDEFADQLGGDAPPPEQPKIETTSAPPPLRAFLRSITVSGFRGVGPRATLEVNPYRGITVISGRNGSGKSSFAEALEYALTGTSYRWEAKKGQHWQASWRNLHAGEPASIKVDFAMEPEDGRAGTVATVGVDWSPGCNLNAAERWSQIKGQKRATVAALGWDQALKTHRPLMSYDELGGVFEEGQAALYDALDTLLGLDDVAAAEGRLKDAEKRLGGARKTANDARTRLRNSLSEVTDPRAEQVKKLTARVPYDLGAIKATTLGTATEQAATIAKLRKIAALEVPPIARATEVADELRAAIEAHVAGADSALKALASRAALLRDALHLHADTGDGACPVCETGTLDADWRAAAEERLRAAEASTTKHQALALRLKQARSAADDFFGEVADVAAVEGVDLAALGPFAEALKDARTAPGTLTDQPGHVELAAMELDEAAAALRKEAAERADSLEDAWAPTAGAIVAWAELETAARKDDASLDEVKRALKCLREAADTLRERRLAPMVEQTGEFWERMRHESNVDIGSISLEGVANRRHVVVDGAVDGVSTGALTVMSQGELHALALAMFIPRATTPASPFRFLVLDDPIQAMDPAKIAGFLDVLVELGKTRQVIVFSHDDRLPAAIRARSVPAQLLDVTREQGSLVVVKANDLPADRYVADAEALILDDDIDDLIKRKAAPGLFRMAIEAAAHQRYFGERAKAGAAYHETDTAWEEAKTTQRRVALTVTGTADGDVSGWKSYRAHRFPTLAISASGTHRGATLDCGTIQNLRDTVRDIVEGR, encoded by the coding sequence GTGGACGCTGCGGGGCTCGGCGGTTCGGTCGAGGCGGAAATCTGGGAGCTACTGGCAGACAACGAGGCGGTTACCGACGAGACCGTCTACCTCGTCGCCGCGTCGATGCGGGGAGACGACGAGTTCGCCGATCAACTCGGTGGGGACGCACCGCCACCAGAGCAGCCGAAGATCGAGACGACCAGCGCTCCGCCGCCGCTGCGCGCCTTCCTCCGGTCCATCACGGTGTCGGGGTTCCGCGGCGTGGGCCCGCGCGCCACCTTGGAGGTGAACCCCTACCGCGGGATCACAGTGATCAGCGGCCGTAACGGCTCCGGCAAGTCCAGCTTCGCCGAGGCGCTGGAGTACGCGCTCACCGGCACCAGCTACCGGTGGGAGGCCAAGAAGGGTCAGCACTGGCAGGCATCGTGGCGAAACCTGCACGCTGGCGAACCGGCATCCATCAAGGTCGATTTCGCGATGGAACCCGAGGACGGCCGCGCAGGGACCGTCGCCACCGTTGGTGTGGACTGGTCGCCGGGCTGCAACCTGAACGCGGCCGAACGCTGGTCGCAGATTAAGGGACAGAAGCGTGCGACGGTTGCCGCACTGGGGTGGGATCAGGCGCTCAAGACTCACCGGCCGCTGATGTCGTACGACGAGCTCGGCGGAGTCTTCGAGGAGGGGCAGGCCGCGTTGTACGACGCGCTCGACACGCTGCTCGGGCTCGACGACGTCGCCGCGGCCGAGGGCCGGCTCAAGGACGCCGAGAAGCGGCTCGGTGGGGCGCGCAAGACGGCGAACGACGCCCGCACTCGTCTGCGCAACTCCCTGAGCGAGGTCACCGACCCGCGCGCAGAACAGGTGAAGAAACTCACCGCACGGGTGCCGTACGACCTCGGCGCGATCAAGGCGACGACGTTGGGCACAGCGACTGAGCAGGCCGCCACCATCGCGAAGTTGCGGAAGATCGCGGCGCTCGAAGTCCCGCCGATAGCCAGGGCCACCGAGGTCGCCGACGAGTTGCGCGCGGCCATCGAGGCGCACGTGGCCGGGGCCGACTCCGCATTGAAGGCGCTGGCCTCGCGGGCGGCGCTGCTACGCGATGCTCTGCACCTGCACGCCGACACCGGCGATGGGGCCTGCCCGGTGTGCGAGACCGGAACCCTCGACGCCGACTGGCGCGCCGCGGCCGAGGAACGCCTGAGGGCGGCTGAAGCGAGCACCACGAAGCATCAGGCCCTGGCGTTGCGACTGAAGCAGGCCCGGTCGGCGGCCGACGACTTCTTCGGAGAGGTCGCCGATGTGGCCGCAGTTGAGGGAGTCGACCTGGCCGCGCTGGGACCGTTCGCCGAGGCGCTGAAGGACGCGCGCACTGCGCCGGGCACCCTTACCGACCAGCCCGGCCACGTCGAGCTGGCCGCCATGGAACTCGACGAGGCCGCCGCGGCGCTGCGCAAGGAAGCCGCAGAGCGGGCGGACAGTCTGGAGGACGCGTGGGCGCCCACCGCCGGTGCGATCGTCGCCTGGGCCGAGCTGGAGACCGCGGCGCGCAAGGACGACGCCAGCCTCGACGAGGTCAAGCGGGCGTTGAAATGCCTGCGCGAGGCAGCCGACACGCTGCGGGAGCGGCGCCTGGCACCGATGGTGGAACAGACCGGTGAGTTCTGGGAGCGGATGCGGCACGAGAGCAACGTCGATATCGGCAGTATCAGCCTCGAGGGAGTGGCCAACCGCCGTCACGTCGTCGTCGACGGTGCTGTGGACGGGGTGTCGACCGGCGCGCTGACGGTGATGAGCCAAGGCGAGCTGCACGCGTTGGCGCTCGCCATGTTCATTCCGCGTGCCACCACGCCCGCGAGTCCATTCCGCTTTCTGGTGCTCGACGACCCGATCCAGGCCATGGACCCCGCCAAGATCGCGGGGTTCCTCGACGTGCTCGTGGAGCTCGGCAAGACGCGGCAGGTGATCGTGTTCTCGCACGACGACCGGTTGCCGGCTGCGATCCGCGCACGATCGGTGCCGGCCCAGTTGCTCGACGTCACTCGCGAGCAGGGGTCGTTGGTCGTGGTGAAGGCGAACGACCTACCCGCAGACCGGTATGTCGCCGACGCCGAGGCCCTCATCCTCGACGACGACATCGACGACCTGATCAAGCGGAAGGCGGCACCAGGCCTGTTCCGGATGGCGATCGAAGCCGCCGCCCACCAGCGGTACTTCGGTGAACGCGCGAAGGCCGGCGCCGCATACCACGAGACCGACACTGCGTGGGAGGAGGCGAAGACCACCCAGCGGAGAGTGGCGTTGACTGTTACCGGGACCGCCGACGGGGACGTGTCCGGCTGGAAGTCGTATCGGGCACACAGATTCCCGACACTGGCGATTTCCGCGTCAGGCACCCACCGCGGGGCCACGCTGGACTGCGGCACCATCCAGAACCTTCGCGACACCGTCCGCGACATCGTGGAGGGACGGTGA
- a CDS encoding DUF4365 domain-containing protein: MAGAQSIKSADQIGRLGVMYLRSLLAQAGVVHAETSSGEDHLAVDMTLEFIAGGVRVQIKTGTKATNKDGSLTVPVTEAWKAKWSAAQVPVFLVYVRLEKSTPTEWIEHPDRHTVVHARALWARVNSVKGKSVRLPAQNRLTAETFATWAGEFDQPSEWGKAASA, from the coding sequence GTGGCGGGGGCACAGTCCATCAAGTCGGCGGACCAGATTGGTCGTCTCGGCGTCATGTACCTGCGCTCGCTGCTCGCGCAGGCTGGCGTCGTGCATGCCGAGACATCCAGCGGCGAGGACCACCTGGCGGTCGACATGACGCTGGAGTTCATTGCTGGCGGTGTCCGGGTCCAGATCAAGACCGGCACGAAGGCGACGAACAAGGACGGCAGCCTCACCGTGCCGGTGACCGAAGCCTGGAAAGCGAAGTGGTCCGCTGCGCAAGTCCCGGTGTTCCTCGTGTACGTCCGCCTGGAGAAGTCGACGCCGACCGAGTGGATTGAGCACCCTGACCGGCACACCGTTGTCCACGCGCGAGCGCTGTGGGCCCGGGTGAACTCGGTGAAGGGCAAGAGTGTCAGACTGCCAGCGCAGAATCGGCTCACCGCCGAGACCTTCGCAACGTGGGCCGGCGAGTTCGACCAGCCGAGTGAGTGGGGAAAGGCGGCGAGCGCGTGA
- a CDS encoding XamI family restriction endonuclease, whose amino-acid sequence MTPAPSPRWTKEQFAAAAEAARREFVELRMQEPLEQYLDRFEEFRLTIEELIEGTVDLSQITEQAVDLLTKSSDMLTSIRYLAAPPISEDDLKEIADTRLSTKQLTSEDGAGAQRVIETVMQGLDRNRFPWVSENREPTPTEREVAVISTAALIAARKVETARRNESKNEQEDHVAEYLISQGFVQVPTRTVTNLSELPSQGEFCRESLFGERKADLIVRLWDGRAMPIECKVSNSSTNSVKRLNNDAAVKAVRWIEDFGRKLVVPAAVLSGVFKVHNLESAQQDGLTIFWAHNLDALGAFLDATKPKGI is encoded by the coding sequence GTGACCCCAGCACCGTCACCCCGCTGGACCAAGGAGCAGTTCGCTGCTGCCGCCGAGGCTGCGCGAAGGGAATTCGTGGAACTGCGAATGCAGGAGCCGTTGGAGCAGTACCTGGATCGCTTTGAGGAGTTCCGCTTGACCATTGAGGAGCTGATCGAAGGCACAGTTGACCTGTCACAGATAACTGAACAAGCCGTAGACCTTCTCACTAAATCTTCCGACATGCTGACCTCCATCAGGTATCTCGCCGCTCCACCCATCAGCGAGGACGACCTCAAGGAGATCGCGGATACGCGACTGAGCACCAAACAGCTCACATCTGAGGATGGTGCTGGGGCACAACGGGTCATCGAAACGGTGATGCAGGGTCTCGACCGCAACCGATTCCCTTGGGTATCGGAGAACCGCGAGCCCACACCGACAGAGCGGGAAGTCGCCGTAATCTCCACGGCAGCGCTCATCGCTGCCCGAAAGGTGGAGACGGCACGGCGCAACGAGTCGAAGAACGAGCAGGAAGACCACGTCGCCGAATACTTGATCAGTCAGGGGTTCGTCCAAGTTCCTACCCGAACGGTGACCAACCTCAGCGAGTTACCGTCGCAGGGTGAATTCTGCCGCGAGAGCCTGTTCGGAGAACGCAAGGCCGACCTGATCGTGCGCCTCTGGGACGGTCGCGCTATGCCCATCGAGTGCAAAGTTTCCAATTCCTCCACCAACAGCGTCAAGCGCCTCAACAACGATGCAGCGGTGAAAGCCGTTCGTTGGATCGAGGACTTCGGAAGGAAGCTCGTCGTGCCCGCCGCCGTGCTTTCCGGGGTATTCAAGGTGCACAACTTGGAGTCCGCGCAGCAGGACGGCCTCACGATCTTCTGGGCGCACAATCTCGATGCTCTCGGCGCGTTCCTCGACGCGACCAAGCCAAAGGGGATATGA
- a CDS encoding IS1380 family transposase: protein MQVSHRFAVSSAVFDDAHLVSCAGLVPVMTLADQTGLSQLLADKIRFTCERIRSAAAHPSPKLTTLIAGMCAGADSIDDLDVVRSGGMKTLFGGVYAPSTIGTLLREFTFGHARQLESVLREHLAALCGRVDLLPGADGRAFIDIDSLLRPVYGHAKQGASYGHTKIAGRQILRKGLSPLITTISTDHGAPVIAGARLRAGKANSGKGAARMIAQAAATARAAGVTGQILVRGDSAYGNSTVVTACHRAGVRFSLVLTKTAAVAAAIDAIPETAWTPVNYPGAVRDPDTGAWISDAEVAETTYTAFGSTKTPVTARLVVRRVKDARFLDALFPVWRYHPFFTNSDEPVDAADITHRRHAIIETVFADLIDGPLAHMPSGRFGANSAWILCAAIAHNLLRAVGVLAGGAHAVARGATLRRKIITIPARLARPQRQPILHLPAHWPWTEHWLTLWRNTIGYSPPEIATT from the coding sequence GTGCAAGTGTCCCATAGGTTCGCCGTGTCGTCGGCGGTCTTCGATGATGCACATCTCGTGTCGTGCGCCGGGCTGGTGCCGGTGATGACCCTGGCCGACCAGACCGGTCTGTCGCAGCTATTGGCCGACAAGATCCGGTTCACCTGTGAGCGGATCCGTTCGGCCGCGGCCCATCCGTCACCGAAGCTGACCACGCTGATCGCCGGGATGTGCGCCGGCGCGGACAGCATTGATGACCTAGACGTTGTGCGCTCGGGTGGGATGAAGACCCTCTTCGGTGGTGTGTACGCCCCGTCGACGATCGGAACCTTATTGCGGGAGTTCACCTTCGGGCATGCCCGCCAGCTCGAATCTGTCCTGCGCGAACACCTGGCCGCGCTGTGCGGGCGTGTCGATCTGTTGCCCGGCGCCGACGGACGGGCGTTCATCGACATCGACTCACTACTACGCCCGGTCTACGGGCACGCCAAGCAGGGCGCCAGCTACGGACACACCAAGATCGCCGGCAGGCAGATCCTGCGCAAAGGCCTCTCACCGTTGATCACCACGATCAGCACCGACCACGGTGCGCCGGTGATCGCCGGGGCGAGGTTGCGGGCGGGCAAGGCCAACTCCGGCAAGGGCGCAGCCCGCATGATCGCTCAAGCGGCCGCTACCGCCCGTGCTGCCGGGGTCACCGGGCAGATCCTGGTGCGTGGCGATTCGGCCTACGGCAATAGCACCGTGGTCACCGCCTGCCACCGAGCAGGTGTCCGGTTCTCGCTGGTGCTGACCAAGACCGCAGCAGTTGCCGCCGCCATTGACGCAATTCCCGAGACCGCGTGGACCCCGGTGAACTATCCCGGTGCTGTGCGTGACCCCGACACCGGCGCCTGGATCTCCGATGCCGAAGTCGCCGAAACCACCTACACAGCCTTCGGTTCCACCAAGACTCCGGTGACCGCCCGGTTGGTCGTGCGCCGGGTCAAAGACGCGCGGTTCCTCGATGCGCTGTTTCCGGTGTGGCGGTACCACCCGTTCTTCACCAATTCCGACGAACCCGTCGACGCCGCTGACATCACTCATCGCCGCCACGCCATCATCGAAACCGTGTTCGCCGACCTCATCGACGGACCTTTGGCGCACATGCCCTCGGGGCGGTTCGGCGCGAACTCGGCCTGGATCCTGTGCGCCGCGATCGCCCACAACCTGCTGCGCGCCGTCGGCGTCCTGGCCGGAGGTGCCCACGCGGTCGCCCGCGGGGCGACACTGCGCCGCAAGATAATCACTATCCCGGCCCGCCTGGCCCGTCCGCAACGCCAACCTATCCTGCACCTACCAGCGCACTGGCCCTGGACAGAGCACTGGCTCACGTTGTGGCGCAACACCATCGGCTACAGCCCACCAGAAATCGCCACCACCTGA
- a CDS encoding TIGR02391 family protein — MAASTIAPFGHGSIENIARIIGELYTGPELTRILASVGMPDPLGEGQTKWKRLAASMQEKQYSQGDGRPIVAVITAAMKPDMVWDRQPKAAVARDELTQVLSLSGYRVRDDGRIGSAKTATTASEASARSERLRKLLEERRAHPEVIRHCREELLRKDHYEAVFEAVKGLGARLREKSGLDEDGRPLVQAALGGNSPRVLLTACTTVTERNEQQGVALLAEGIFAAFRNPAAHEPRLVWEVSEQDALDVLGTLSMIHRRLDAARTNMVR; from the coding sequence ATGGCAGCGAGCACCATCGCACCGTTTGGTCACGGCTCGATCGAGAACATCGCCAGGATTATCGGAGAGCTGTACACCGGACCCGAGCTGACACGGATCCTCGCGTCGGTAGGGATGCCGGACCCTCTCGGCGAGGGCCAGACGAAGTGGAAGCGCCTCGCCGCCAGCATGCAGGAGAAGCAGTATTCGCAAGGGGATGGCCGTCCGATCGTGGCCGTTATCACCGCGGCGATGAAACCCGACATGGTCTGGGATCGCCAGCCCAAGGCCGCAGTGGCTCGTGACGAGCTGACGCAGGTGCTGTCGCTGTCGGGCTACCGTGTCCGCGATGACGGGCGCATCGGCTCCGCGAAGACCGCCACCACCGCCTCGGAAGCGTCTGCCCGAAGCGAGCGGTTGCGCAAGTTGTTGGAGGAGCGCCGTGCACACCCGGAGGTCATACGCCACTGCCGGGAGGAGCTGTTGCGTAAGGACCACTACGAAGCCGTGTTCGAGGCGGTCAAGGGACTCGGTGCCCGGCTGCGGGAGAAGTCCGGGCTCGATGAGGACGGGCGACCGTTGGTGCAGGCGGCACTGGGAGGCAATTCGCCCCGGGTGCTTTTGACCGCGTGTACGACGGTCACCGAACGCAACGAGCAGCAAGGTGTTGCGCTGCTGGCTGAAGGAATCTTCGCCGCATTCCGGAACCCAGCCGCTCACGAACCACGGCTGGTCTGGGAGGTGTCCGAGCAGGACGCGCTCGACGTGCTGGGAACCTTGTCGATGATCCACCGTCGCTTGGACGCAGCGCGTACGAACATGGTGCGCTGA
- a CDS encoding uracil-DNA glycosylase family protein — MATDTRRRRLNLIARRISTCRQCPGMNRPGVTESAPGRGSAHAPVAIVGQSLCRKCMESGIPFTGGSGIYIDRALELADRKKPELFITNVVHCHPEDDRKSRPYEIENCLHFLHAELDVVSPRLIIGLGEDAEKVLAERYPDVRRLPWPFVKPRTPRLAATYLLFPEHPGSLRFKKTADRGYYAPSLARAIRWGFEVG; from the coding sequence ATGGCGACGGACACCAGGCGGAGGCGGTTGAACCTCATCGCCCGGCGGATCAGCACCTGCCGGCAGTGCCCGGGCATGAACCGGCCCGGGGTGACCGAGTCGGCGCCGGGACGTGGGTCGGCGCACGCGCCCGTCGCCATAGTTGGGCAGAGCCTCTGCCGCAAGTGCATGGAGTCGGGGATCCCGTTCACCGGCGGCAGCGGTATCTACATCGACCGGGCGCTGGAACTCGCCGACCGGAAAAAGCCCGAGCTATTCATCACGAATGTGGTGCACTGCCACCCCGAGGACGACAGGAAATCGCGTCCGTACGAGATCGAGAACTGCTTGCACTTCCTCCACGCGGAGCTGGACGTCGTGTCGCCGCGGCTGATCATCGGGCTGGGCGAAGACGCGGAGAAGGTGCTCGCGGAGCGCTACCCCGATGTGCGGCGCCTGCCGTGGCCGTTCGTCAAGCCGCGCACCCCGAGGCTCGCGGCGACGTACCTGCTCTTCCCGGAGCACCCCGGGTCCCTGCGGTTCAAGAAGACCGCCGACCGTGGCTACTACGCGCCGAGTCTTGCCCGCGCGATCAGGTGGGGGTTCGAGGTCGGGTAG